A portion of the Melitaea cinxia chromosome 1, ilMelCinx1.1, whole genome shotgun sequence genome contains these proteins:
- the LOC123670223 gene encoding phospholipid scramblase 2-like, which produces MASDSGNERGVDNPAATEDDGTTLKSDLVISIQPPAQEGNRAELPVSTTDWRSSRGGRGQFIPIHGLDFLIGASSLLIQQTVELNDLTSKIDSENRYVVRVPHGESLYIASEVSSKTQRSLCGMGRSFVMHLYDSTRQEALVLKRRLAATSCLFPCRLQEMTVITPPGDYIGRIQQQWTWMVPFYLVRNATDDVLYVVEGPASVRRSALQLSEFKILTGDSLREVGKITHGWDRELVSFTTNVVYPNITVQPKHKALLLAAAFLLEYTYFEKAKTSCWRFNCC; this is translated from the exons ATGGCAAGTGACAGTGGGAACGAGAGGGGTGTGGATAACCCGGCAGCAACTGAAG atgaTGGAACAACGTTGAAATCAGATTTGGTTATAAGCATCCAACCGCCGGCACaag AGGGTAACCGAGCCGAGCTTCCTGTATCAACGACAGATTGGCGGTCTAGCCGAGGCGGTCGAGGGCAGTTTATCCCGATACATGGCTTAGACTTTCTCATCGGTGCTTCTAGTCTCCTAATACAACAAACCGTTGAACTTAATGACt TGACATCAAAGATAGATTCTGAAAATAGATATGTAGTGAGGGTTCCTCACGGTGAGTCATTGTACATTGCAAGTGAAGTGTCTTCTAAAACACAAAGAAGTTTATGCGGGATGGGAAGATCTTTCGTAATGCACCTGTACGATAGCACGCGACAGGAAGCTTTAGTGCTGAAGAGGCGACTGGCAGCAACTTCTTGCTTGTTCCCATGTAGATTACAG GAGATGACAGTTATAACACCTCCAGGAGACTATATCGGTCGAATACAACAGCAGTGGACCTGGATGGTGCCGTTCTATCTCGTGAGAAACGCGACTGATGACGTGTTGTACGTAGTTGAGGGACCTGCAAGTGTTAGACGTAGCGCCTTACAACTGTCTgaatttaag attTTGACTGGTGACTCGCTGCGAGAAGTCGGAAAAATAACTCACGGTTGGGATCGTGAACTCGTTAGTTTTACCACAAACGTCGTGTATCCAAATATAACGGTGCAACCTAAACATAAAGCTCTTTTATTGGCGGCGGCGTTTTTACTG
- the LOC123670234 gene encoding putative uncharacterized protein DDB_G0282499 codes for MRVLWLCVAAAYMVVCMAERGGSLRGALEALQRRQRGRIHVPIEQPDYDTLYDFVPPQAYPEPDYTVDAENVDEETTPKYIVRLLGNERPSEAYEYKIIKKNSAYSKPNTRQLSPFRERSQHSDNNRLRDLFTDRNREEEEEENGHILENDGENDIEYAVLLDQLWSKYKNNQGHLKRDDNHSEGVVKLYKDKIVKKRYPNNWGPVAFKRKRSPASNMNQAVPDNESMREDQGFFNTNYNSYDISNNDDDNDKDDMREEYAIAFQPLDDDSLSDLADEDQYAYENIEKRFPVTKRSSGSYNNYNSQRKRFAPNQNKHNTKTFRNSAGTDPKIIGDLSKIFGNSESDFIKSPVKRNTDSVEGTHDTKPPILIVHQNYTENNQNTTVHDDHSTDDHGSNIHPPGVFGKEDHARNDHGLDHNPDHRHNHDQDQLPHDDDKQNEKPIKIKKKSIDWSDYFGIDKRFKKSVSFVNNLNEDRLKKQYFDTFNKEVIYPLNSFRKNNYAKRSYVQPKPNMETDIQVNDQSHAQAEKRNSETDNESKLDNIDKKLKNMEGLIVDEALRYSNIEEIDSKEEQEMKEKLLTQLAAAYSLEKMRKALKEFKQSLQMQKTSSARSSPDKRVVIKKEKALMTNDIPTQSEKIEDFEDEQGAGHYLNGKMEEQLSEGYMGGSGSHHSPVMSTVSSMGSCPVLAKIVQRCRGVDLLAGDRGQLFLPLCSLHQICYLCGEAPPTTCDLVFLSEADSACDGDMSCQRAARSALMALRELHENLVDELDGECEASPCLPATLKLNLGWQRALHR; via the exons ATGAGGGTATTATGGCTGTGCGTGGCAGCCGCGTACATGGTAGTATGCATGGCGGAGCGTGGTGGTTCGTTGCGCGGCGCACTGGAGGCGTTGCAGCGGCGACAACGGGGCCGAATACATGTACCAATTGAACAACCGGACTATGACACACTCTACGATTTTGTTCCACCACAAGCCTATCCTG agCCTGATTACACAGTAGACGCTGAAAATGTTGACGAAGAAACGACTCCAAAGTATATTGTTCGATTGCTAGGTAATGAAAGACCCTCCGAAGCTTATGAATACAAAATAATCAAGAAAAATTCCGCATATAGTAAACCTAATACAAGACAGCTATCTCCGTTTCGTGAAAGAAGTCAACATTCAGATAACAATAGATTGAGAGACTTATTTACGGACAGAAATAgggaggaagaagaagaagagaatGGACACATTTTAGAAAACGACGGAGAAAATGACATCGAATATGCTGTCCTTTTAGATCAACTTtggtcaaaatataaaaataatcaaggTCACCTCAAAAGAGATGATAACCATTCTGAAGGAGTAGTCAAAttgtataaagataaaattgtgaaaaagcGATATCCTAATAATTGGGGTCCTGTAGCTTTTAAAAGGAAGCGAAGTCCAGCATCCAATATGAATCAAGCAGTACCTGATAACGAGAGCATGAGAGAAGATCAAGGATTTTTTAATACGAACTATAATTCATATGATATTTCcaataatgatgatgacaatGACAAAGATGATATGCGAGAAGAATATGCTATAGCCTTCCAACCTCTTGATGATGACAGTCTTTCTGATTTAGCCGATGAGGATCAATATGCATATGAAAACATTGAAAAACGTTTTCCTGTAACTAAACGAAGCAGTGgatcttataataattataacagtcaAAGGAAAAGGTTCGCCCCAAATCAAAATAAACACAATACTAAGACATTCAGAAACAGTGCAGGAACGGATCCAAAAATAATAGGAGACTTGTCTAAAATATTTGGAAATTCTGAAAGTGACTTTATTAAATCCCCCGTAAAACGTAATACGGACAGTGTTGAAGGCACACATGATACAAAACCACCTATCTTGATTGTACATCAAAACTATACAGAAAACAATCAAAATACGACTGTACATGATGATCACAGCACTGATGATCATGGGAGCAATATTCATCCTCCAGGTGTTTTCGGGAAAGAGGATCACGCTCGTAACGACCATGGATTAGACCATAACCCAGACCATAGACATAATCATGATCAAGATCAACTCCCACACGATGAcgataaacaaaatgaaaaaccaattaaaataaaaaagaaatctatCGACTGGTCGGATTACTTTGGCATCGACAAAAGGTTTAAAAAGTCAGTTTCTTTTGTTAACAACTTGAATGAGGATCGTTTGAAGAAACAATACTTTGACACTTTCAACAAGGAGGTCATTTATCCCTTAAActcttttagaaaaaataattatgcaaaAAGAAGTTATGTTCAGCCTAAACCTAATATGGAAACAGACATTCAGGTAAATGATCAATCGCACGCTCAAGCGGAAAAAAGAAACTCTGAGACTGACAATGAATCAAAATTggataatattgataaaaaattaaaaaatatggaagGTTTGATAGTTGATGAAGCATTACGCTACTCAAATATCGAAGAGATTGACTCTAAAGAAGAACAggaaatgaaagaaaaattgCTAACCCAATTGGCTGCGGCATACAGCTTAGAAAAAATGCGAAAAGCATTAAAGGAATTTAAACAAAGTTTACAAATGCAAAAAACATCTTCTGCTCGTTCTTCTCCTGACAAAAGAGTTGTTATTAAGAAGGAAAAGGCACTGATGACTAATGATATCCCGACACAATCTGAAAAGATTGAGGACTTTGAAGACGAGCAAGGGGCAGGCCATTATTTAAATGGAAAAATGGAGGAACAGCTTTCTGAAGGATACATGGGAGGTAGTGGAAGTCACCATAGCCCTGTAATGTCAACCG tTAGCTCTATGGGTTCCTGTCCAGTTTTAGCAAAGATCGTACAAAGATGCCGAGGGGTGGATTTATTAGCTGGAGATCGAGGTCAACTATTTCTCCCTCTTTGTAGCTTACACCAAATTTGTTATCTTTGC GGTGAAGCACCTCCAACAACGTGCGACTTAGTATTTCTCTCCGAAGCGGACTCTGCGTGTGATGGCGATATGAGTTGCCAGCGAGCTGCACGTTCTGCCCTCATGGCTTTGAGAGAATTACATGAAAATTTAGTCGATGAATTAGATGGCGAATGTGAAGCGAGCCCTTGCCTTCCAGCTACTTTGAAACTCAACCTCGGATGGCAAAGAGCCCTTCACCGATAA